A part of Geothrix oryzae genomic DNA contains:
- a CDS encoding pentapeptide repeat-containing protein: protein MSELTRKEVVFILKSGKNFQRADLSGLDLRGFDFTGANLSEANLAGAVLNETRLCGASLIGADLRLANLDEADLEGANLSRARLAGANFAGANLSGADLTFFDIQQYEPATVPNLRGASLAGANLNGVILTGLDLSGKNLRGADLSGADLRQTVLEGADLEGANLGQANLVGANLAKANLSGASLLGATLGGANLNLANLGGSNLADADLHWASLTEANLEGANLSRANLKGTNLSGANLAGADLRNLDILKYEKDDVPKLKGANLSGANLHGTNLRAMDLGRTNLSRADLAETVLRQANLEGADLHGANLQKADLSGCNLSGAVLAGANLGAAQLGGAVLSNTDLREADLTGADLRDINLGGANLSGANLTGASLTGAQLDGAVLVGTLLVGANLASVDLSRKNMKGADLSRADLAQTNLDGANLAGALFSGAKLQETHLGGANLRGAKLSGDDLRTANLCGADLSGADLSGADLAGSILSANLHEANLFAANLRGATLDRAVLTGANLSGVDLSGFTLEGMDLNRAILNGANLTGAKLKGAILRGAQALGADLSGSDLASADLRNSDFSGTNFFACNLEGANLREANLASLPTESRGEYRTNLSNSNLNRANLSGANLYQANLNEANLVNADLTGASLVWADLRGVDLRQTSLKNTDLRQANLDGANLCGADLRETILQDAYLDGANLSGANLSGANLSGADLRHTNLIDASLDGADLSAANLNGANMVWANLSGANLGRANLNRAKLSGANLGGADLREANLDDANLDATNLTGAKR, encoded by the coding sequence ATGAGCGAACTTACCCGGAAGGAAGTAGTCTTCATCCTCAAGTCGGGGAAGAACTTCCAGCGCGCCGATCTGAGCGGCCTCGATTTGCGGGGCTTTGACTTCACCGGGGCGAACCTCTCCGAGGCCAACCTCGCGGGCGCCGTCCTCAACGAAACCCGGCTCTGCGGCGCCAGCCTCATCGGCGCCGACCTGCGGCTGGCCAACCTCGACGAAGCCGATCTCGAAGGCGCCAACCTCAGCCGCGCCCGACTCGCGGGTGCGAACTTCGCGGGGGCCAACCTCAGCGGCGCCGACCTCACCTTCTTCGACATCCAGCAGTACGAACCGGCCACCGTGCCCAACCTCCGCGGGGCCAGCCTCGCCGGGGCCAACCTCAACGGCGTCATCCTCACGGGCCTGGACCTGAGCGGGAAGAACCTCCGCGGGGCCGACCTCAGCGGGGCCGACCTCCGCCAGACGGTGCTGGAGGGCGCGGACCTCGAGGGCGCCAACCTCGGACAGGCCAACCTGGTGGGCGCCAACCTCGCCAAGGCCAATCTCTCCGGCGCCAGCCTCCTGGGCGCCACCCTGGGCGGGGCCAACCTGAACCTCGCGAACCTGGGCGGCAGCAACCTGGCTGATGCCGATCTCCACTGGGCCAGCCTCACCGAGGCCAACCTCGAGGGCGCGAACCTGAGCCGGGCCAACCTGAAGGGCACGAACCTCAGTGGCGCCAACCTGGCCGGCGCGGACCTCCGCAACCTCGACATCCTGAAATACGAAAAAGACGATGTGCCCAAGCTCAAGGGCGCGAACCTCAGCGGCGCGAACCTCCACGGCACGAACCTCCGCGCCATGGACCTGGGGCGCACGAACCTCAGCCGGGCCGACTTGGCCGAGACCGTGCTGCGCCAGGCCAATCTGGAAGGCGCGGATCTGCATGGCGCCAACCTCCAGAAGGCCGACCTGAGCGGCTGCAACCTCAGCGGCGCGGTGCTCGCCGGCGCCAACCTCGGCGCAGCCCAGCTGGGCGGCGCGGTCCTGAGCAACACCGATCTCCGGGAAGCGGACCTCACGGGCGCCGACCTGCGCGACATCAACCTCGGCGGAGCCAACCTCAGCGGCGCGAACCTGACCGGCGCCAGCCTCACGGGGGCCCAGCTGGACGGCGCGGTGCTGGTGGGCACCCTGCTCGTGGGCGCGAACCTGGCCAGCGTGGACCTCTCCCGCAAGAACATGAAGGGCGCGGATCTCTCCCGGGCGGACCTCGCCCAGACCAACCTCGATGGCGCCAACCTCGCCGGGGCGCTGTTCAGCGGCGCCAAGCTCCAGGAAACCCACCTGGGCGGCGCGAACCTCCGCGGCGCGAAGCTCAGCGGTGACGACCTCCGCACCGCCAACCTCTGCGGGGCCGACCTCTCCGGGGCCGACCTCTCCGGGGCCGACCTCGCGGGCAGCATCCTCAGCGCCAATCTCCACGAGGCCAACCTCTTCGCCGCCAACCTGCGCGGGGCCACCCTGGACCGGGCCGTCCTCACGGGCGCCAACCTGTCGGGCGTGGACCTCAGCGGCTTCACCCTCGAAGGCATGGACCTCAACCGCGCCATCCTGAACGGCGCCAACCTCACGGGCGCCAAGCTCAAGGGTGCCATCCTGCGCGGAGCCCAGGCCCTGGGCGCCGATCTCAGCGGCAGCGACCTCGCCAGCGCCGACCTGCGCAACTCGGACTTCAGCGGCACGAATTTCTTCGCCTGCAACCTGGAGGGCGCGAACCTGCGCGAAGCCAACCTGGCCTCCCTGCCCACGGAATCCCGCGGCGAATACCGCACCAACCTCAGCAACTCCAACTTGAACCGGGCCAACCTCAGCGGCGCGAACCTCTATCAGGCCAACCTGAACGAGGCGAACCTCGTGAACGCCGATCTCACGGGGGCCAGCCTCGTGTGGGCCGACCTCCGCGGCGTGGATCTCCGCCAGACCTCGCTCAAGAACACGGACCTCCGTCAGGCCAACCTGGACGGCGCGAACCTTTGCGGGGCGGACCTGCGCGAGACCATCCTGCAGGATGCCTACCTGGACGGCGCGAACCTCTCCGGCGCGAACCTCTCGGGCGCGAACCTCTCGGGCGCAGACCTGCGCCACACCAACCTCATCGACGCCAGCCTCGACGGCGCCGACCTGAGCGCCGCCAACCTCAACGGCGCGAACATGGTCTGGGCCAACCTCAGCGGCGCCAACCTGGGCCGGGCGAACCTCAACCGGGCCAAGCTCAGCGGCGCCAACCTGGGCGGAGCCGACCTGCGCGAGGCGAACCTGGACGACGCCAACCTCGACGCCACCAATCTGACCGGCGCCAAGCGCTGA
- a CDS encoding 30S ribosomal protein S1 produces MSKLESIIKGLGSKQMGRITVLDAGYVEDDSAEGQEFMAALQGETRGLREEEVVRGVVVEIRGKDVIIDIGYKGSGTVNLDEFNNPDGTQGVQVGDVVEVLLEMLEDANGNVRLSRERAEKMKIWDEVEKAFRSNMTVHGTVLEKVKGGLAVDIGIRAFLPGSQVDMKPVRNLDPYLGKSFDMKVIKVNRRRGNIVLSRKLFLETINASLKEETLAGLEEGKLVEGAIKNITEYGAFVDLGGVDGLLHITDMSWGRLNHPSEMFQVGDKVEVAVLKYDKDTERVSLGYKQKFPDPWLSVEERYPIQATVKGKVVSITDYGAFVELEPGIEGLVHVSEMSWTKKVKSAKGMVNLGDQVEALILQVDSENRRISLGMKQITPNPWMAIAEKYQPGMIVTGTVRNITEFGAFVELEEGIDGLIHVSDFSWTKKIKHPGEIVKKGDSVTAKVLNLDPLAQRMSLGVKQMEPNVWEIFFENHNVGAVITGKIARLTDFGAFVDLGDGIEGLVHVSELSRKRVEDIQKEFTAGQELTMKIVKLDPTERRIGLSVKQLEQDMERGDFEAAKARQPEFKKATLADAFNKAERE; encoded by the coding sequence ATGTCCAAGTTAGAATCAATCATCAAAGGCCTGGGCTCCAAGCAGATGGGCCGCATCACCGTGCTCGACGCGGGCTATGTCGAGGACGACAGCGCGGAAGGCCAGGAGTTCATGGCCGCGCTGCAGGGCGAAACCCGCGGCCTGCGCGAGGAAGAGGTCGTGCGTGGCGTCGTCGTGGAGATCCGCGGCAAGGATGTCATCATCGACATCGGCTACAAGGGGTCGGGCACCGTCAATCTCGACGAGTTCAACAACCCTGACGGCACCCAGGGCGTCCAGGTGGGCGATGTCGTCGAAGTGCTGCTCGAGATGCTCGAGGACGCCAACGGCAATGTGCGCCTCAGCCGCGAGCGCGCCGAGAAGATGAAGATCTGGGACGAGGTCGAGAAGGCCTTCCGTTCCAACATGACCGTGCACGGCACCGTGCTCGAGAAGGTCAAGGGCGGCCTGGCCGTGGACATCGGCATCCGCGCCTTCCTGCCCGGCAGCCAGGTGGACATGAAGCCCGTCCGCAACCTGGATCCCTACCTCGGCAAGTCCTTCGACATGAAGGTCATCAAGGTCAACCGCCGCCGGGGCAACATCGTGCTGTCCCGCAAGCTGTTCCTCGAGACCATCAACGCGAGCCTGAAGGAAGAGACCCTGGCGGGCCTCGAGGAAGGCAAGCTGGTCGAGGGCGCCATCAAGAACATCACCGAGTACGGCGCCTTCGTCGACCTCGGCGGTGTGGACGGCCTGCTGCACATCACCGACATGTCCTGGGGCCGGCTCAACCACCCCAGCGAGATGTTCCAGGTGGGCGACAAGGTCGAAGTGGCCGTGCTCAAGTACGACAAGGACACCGAGCGCGTCAGCCTCGGCTACAAGCAGAAGTTCCCGGATCCCTGGCTCTCCGTCGAGGAGCGCTATCCCATCCAGGCCACCGTCAAGGGCAAGGTCGTCTCGATCACTGACTACGGCGCATTCGTGGAGCTCGAGCCCGGCATCGAAGGCCTGGTCCATGTCTCCGAGATGAGCTGGACGAAGAAGGTCAAGTCCGCCAAGGGCATGGTCAACCTGGGCGACCAGGTCGAGGCCCTCATCCTGCAGGTGGACAGCGAGAACCGCCGCATCAGCCTGGGCATGAAGCAGATCACCCCCAACCCCTGGATGGCCATCGCCGAGAAGTACCAGCCCGGCATGATCGTCACGGGCACCGTGCGCAACATCACGGAGTTCGGCGCCTTCGTCGAGCTGGAAGAGGGCATCGACGGCCTGATCCATGTGTCCGACTTCAGCTGGACCAAGAAGATCAAGCACCCCGGCGAGATCGTGAAGAAGGGCGACAGCGTCACCGCCAAGGTCCTCAACCTGGACCCCCTGGCCCAGCGCATGAGCCTCGGCGTGAAGCAGATGGAGCCCAATGTCTGGGAGATCTTCTTCGAGAACCACAATGTGGGCGCCGTCATCACCGGCAAGATCGCCCGCCTGACCGACTTCGGCGCCTTCGTCGACCTCGGCGACGGCATCGAGGGCCTGGTCCATGTGTCCGAACTGAGCCGCAAGCGGGTGGAGGATATCCAGAAGGAGTTCACCGCCGGCCAGGAGCTCACCATGAAGATCGTGAAGCTCGATCCCACCGAGCGCCGCATCGGCCTCTCCGTCAAGCAGCTGGAGCAGGACATGGAGCGCGGCGATTTCGAGGCCGCCAAGGCCCGCCAGCCCGAGTTCAAGAAGGCGACTCTGGCCGACGCGTTCAACAAGGCCGAGCGGGAGTAG
- a CDS encoding cytochrome c3 family protein: MTHARCFALLLCGLLGAVPALAQAPATRKLPEHHAKAGVHCFNCHHEEKPTQKAVASDSCMACHGDYPAMKEVTKHLPVNPHDSHLGEISCTECHRQHQPPVVKCLECHKGKFKFTAK; the protein is encoded by the coding sequence ATGACCCACGCCCGCTGCTTCGCCCTCCTCCTCTGCGGCCTCCTCGGGGCGGTTCCCGCCCTGGCCCAGGCTCCCGCAACCCGCAAGCTGCCCGAGCACCATGCGAAGGCCGGCGTCCACTGCTTCAACTGCCACCACGAGGAGAAGCCCACCCAGAAGGCCGTGGCTTCCGATTCCTGCATGGCCTGCCACGGCGACTACCCGGCCATGAAGGAGGTCACCAAGCACCTGCCGGTGAACCCCCACGACTCCCACCTGGGGGAGATCAGCTGCACCGAGTGCCACCGGCAGCACCAGCCCCCGGTCGTGAAGTGCCTCGAGTGCCACAAGGGGAAGTTCAAGTTCACGGCCAAGTAA
- a CDS encoding NifU family protein, translating into MPKIAEIEYTPNPNAVKFVLKESVAVGFPKSFPNAETAEHDDLAKNLFAVGNVTSVFMQDKFLTVTKTDDKGWPEMLPLLAAPIRAAAGAGGGQANAPGAPRVFTKIEDENDPMLKDIRMVLESAILPALAADGGGLELVGRHEKQVMIRYMGACGSCPASLTGTLAAIEGMLQKEVDPEIVVISV; encoded by the coding sequence ATGCCAAAAATCGCAGAGATCGAATACACCCCCAACCCCAACGCGGTGAAGTTCGTGTTGAAGGAATCCGTGGCCGTGGGCTTCCCCAAGTCCTTCCCCAACGCGGAAACCGCCGAGCACGACGACCTGGCCAAGAACCTCTTTGCCGTGGGGAATGTCACCTCCGTCTTCATGCAGGACAAGTTCCTCACCGTCACCAAGACCGACGACAAGGGCTGGCCCGAGATGCTGCCCCTGCTGGCCGCGCCCATCCGCGCCGCCGCGGGTGCAGGCGGGGGCCAGGCCAACGCCCCGGGAGCGCCGCGGGTCTTCACCAAGATCGAGGACGAGAACGATCCCATGCTGAAGGACATCCGCATGGTGCTGGAAAGCGCCATCCTGCCGGCCCTGGCGGCGGATGGCGGCGGCCTCGAGCTGGTGGGGCGCCACGAGAAGCAGGTGATGATCCGCTACATGGGCGCCTGCGGCAGCTGCCCCGCCAGCCTCACCGGCACCCTGGCCGCCATCGAGGGCATGCTGCAGAAGGAAGTGGACCCCGAAATCGTGGTGATCTCGGTCTGA
- the sufU gene encoding Fe-S cluster assembly sulfur transfer protein SufU: MSDPRELYQQVILEHNKKPRNFGKLEACTHHAEGHNPLCGDQLDLTLVIEDGLVQDIKFQGSGCAIDVASASLMTGAVKGRPVAEAEAMAEQFRGMVRGELEPGAQTPLLGKLTLFSGVKDLPSRVKCAVLPWATLHAALKGEAEASTE, from the coding sequence ATGAGCGACCCCCGCGAGCTGTACCAGCAGGTGATCCTGGAACACAACAAGAAGCCCCGGAACTTCGGGAAGCTCGAGGCCTGCACCCACCACGCGGAGGGGCACAATCCGCTCTGCGGGGACCAGCTGGACCTGACCCTGGTGATCGAAGACGGCCTGGTGCAGGACATCAAGTTCCAGGGCAGCGGCTGCGCCATCGATGTGGCCAGCGCCAGCCTCATGACCGGCGCCGTGAAGGGCAGGCCCGTGGCCGAGGCCGAAGCCATGGCCGAGCAGTTCCGCGGCATGGTGCGCGGCGAGCTTGAGCCCGGCGCCCAGACGCCCCTCCTGGGGAAGCTCACCCTCTTCAGCGGGGTCAAGGATCTGCCCAGCCGCGTGAAGTGCGCCGTCCTCCCTTGGGCCACCCTCCACGCCGCGCTCAAGGGCGAAGCCGAAGCCTCGACGGAATAG
- a CDS encoding cysteine desulfurase, whose amino-acid sequence MSVDLKTLDVAAVRKDFPLLSRILHGKPVVYLDSAVSGQMPVPVIDRMTRYQREEHTNVHRGVSTLSQEATDFYEAAREKVRRFIGAGSVKEIVWTRGTTESINLVAQTFGRTAVKAGDEILLSAMEHHANIVPWQMLAEEKGAVLKVIPMNDAGELLLDSLDELLTERTKIVGVVHVSNVLGTVNPVKEIIARAHAKGVPVLVDGAQAVPHLQVDVKDLDADFYAFSGHKLSGPTGIGVLYGKLAHLEAMPPWHGGGNMIRSVSWEKTTYMAAPGKFEAGTPPIAAAIGLGAAIDYLEALGLDRIAAHEHDLLVYATERLTGIPGLRILGTAKDKASVISFVVDGIHPHDMGSLLDGEGVVVRAGHHCAQPVMTRFKVPATTRASFAYFNTRDEVDVLVSAVEKAIELFQ is encoded by the coding sequence ATGAGCGTCGACCTGAAAACCCTCGATGTGGCGGCGGTCCGCAAGGACTTCCCCCTGCTCTCCCGCATCCTGCACGGCAAGCCCGTGGTCTACCTCGACAGTGCCGTGAGCGGCCAGATGCCCGTTCCGGTCATCGATCGCATGACGCGGTACCAGCGGGAAGAGCATACCAATGTCCACCGGGGCGTGAGCACCCTCAGCCAGGAGGCCACCGACTTCTACGAGGCGGCCCGGGAGAAGGTGCGCCGGTTCATCGGCGCTGGCTCCGTCAAGGAGATCGTCTGGACCCGCGGCACCACGGAATCCATCAACCTCGTGGCCCAGACCTTCGGCCGCACGGCGGTGAAGGCGGGCGATGAGATCCTCCTGTCGGCCATGGAGCACCATGCCAACATCGTGCCCTGGCAGATGCTGGCCGAGGAGAAGGGCGCCGTCCTCAAGGTCATCCCCATGAACGATGCGGGCGAGCTGCTCCTCGATTCGCTCGACGAGCTCCTGACCGAGCGCACGAAGATCGTGGGCGTGGTCCATGTCAGCAATGTCCTCGGCACCGTGAATCCCGTGAAGGAGATTATCGCCCGGGCCCACGCCAAGGGCGTGCCCGTGCTGGTGGACGGCGCCCAGGCCGTGCCCCACCTGCAGGTGGATGTGAAGGACCTGGACGCGGACTTCTACGCCTTCAGCGGCCACAAGCTCTCGGGCCCCACGGGCATCGGCGTGCTCTACGGCAAGCTGGCCCACCTCGAGGCCATGCCCCCCTGGCACGGCGGCGGCAACATGATCCGCTCCGTCTCCTGGGAGAAGACCACCTACATGGCCGCCCCGGGGAAGTTCGAGGCGGGCACGCCGCCCATCGCCGCGGCCATCGGCCTGGGTGCGGCCATCGACTACCTTGAGGCCCTCGGCCTGGATCGCATCGCCGCCCACGAGCACGACCTGCTGGTCTACGCCACCGAGCGGCTGACCGGCATCCCCGGCCTGCGCATCCTGGGAACCGCCAAGGACAAGGCCAGCGTGATCTCCTTCGTGGTGGACGGCATCCATCCCCACGACATGGGCAGCCTACTGGACGGCGAGGGCGTCGTGGTCCGCGCCGGCCACCACTGCGCCCAGCCCGTCATGACCCGCTTCAAGGTCCCGGCCACGACCCGCGCTTCCTTCGCGTACTTCAACACCCGCGACGAGGTGGATGTCCTGGTTTCGGCCGTCGAGAAAGCCATCGAGTTGTTCCAATGA
- the sufD gene encoding Fe-S cluster assembly protein SufD translates to MTPVAVGSNLLVDLLSGPRPAEWETLRVEAEARLAGRDLPTTADEDWKYTDLKPLSGLSFGAAPKAAVDISGHLLPEMVGTRQVFVNGHHAPHASCTSAVPAGVRFFPMSTASEACHALGSVGAGTETSPFADLNTARFEDGAVILVPKNLKVALPLHLLFITQAAAPVATFPRVLVVLERGAELELVEEHHGEGTYLSCPVVEVRVAEGAILRHERVQREDPEAFHLGTLKADIAKGGQYHSRTLSFGARLSRQEPWVRLAEGAEASLDGLALLDGPQVADTHSFLLHAEPNALSHQLHKCIVDGKARAVFNGQVRVAPHAQGTDAKQQSRNLLLSGSARVDTKPQLEIYADDVKCSHGATVGQLDPEELFYLQSRGLNADDARNLLTYGFAADVLTHIPVASLRRALRQLVMARTQATSLGDLG, encoded by the coding sequence ATGACCCCAGTCGCCGTTGGTTCCAACCTGCTGGTGGATCTGCTCAGCGGGCCCCGGCCCGCTGAGTGGGAGACCCTGCGGGTGGAGGCGGAGGCCCGCCTGGCAGGCCGGGACCTGCCCACCACCGCCGACGAGGACTGGAAATACACGGACCTGAAGCCCCTCTCTGGCCTCAGCTTTGGAGCCGCCCCCAAGGCCGCCGTCGACATCAGCGGCCACCTGCTCCCCGAAATGGTGGGTACGCGCCAGGTCTTCGTGAACGGGCACCACGCGCCCCATGCCAGCTGCACCTCGGCCGTTCCCGCCGGCGTGCGCTTCTTCCCTATGTCCACCGCCAGCGAGGCCTGCCACGCGCTCGGCAGCGTGGGAGCCGGCACGGAGACGAGCCCGTTCGCGGACCTGAACACCGCCCGCTTCGAGGATGGCGCGGTGATCCTGGTGCCGAAGAACCTGAAGGTGGCGCTGCCCCTGCACCTCCTCTTCATCACGCAGGCCGCGGCGCCCGTGGCCACCTTCCCCCGGGTGCTGGTGGTCCTGGAGCGCGGAGCCGAGCTCGAGCTGGTGGAGGAGCACCACGGCGAAGGCACCTACCTGAGCTGCCCCGTGGTCGAGGTCCGCGTAGCCGAGGGCGCGATCCTCCGCCACGAGCGCGTGCAGCGGGAGGATCCGGAGGCCTTCCACCTGGGCACGCTGAAGGCCGACATCGCCAAGGGGGGCCAGTACCATTCCCGCACCCTCAGCTTCGGAGCCCGGCTGTCCCGGCAGGAACCCTGGGTGCGCCTGGCCGAGGGGGCGGAAGCCAGCCTCGATGGCCTGGCCCTGCTGGACGGTCCCCAGGTCGCCGACACGCACAGCTTCCTGCTCCATGCCGAACCGAACGCCCTCAGCCACCAGCTGCACAAGTGCATCGTGGATGGCAAGGCGCGCGCCGTCTTCAACGGCCAGGTCCGCGTGGCTCCCCATGCCCAGGGTACGGACGCGAAGCAGCAGAGCCGCAACCTGCTCCTCTCCGGATCCGCCCGGGTCGACACCAAGCCCCAGCTGGAGATCTACGCCGACGATGTGAAGTGCAGCCACGGCGCCACGGTGGGGCAGCTCGATCCCGAAGAGCTGTTCTACCTCCAGAGCCGGGGCCTGAACGCCGACGATGCCCGGAACCTGCTCACCTACGGCTTCGCGGCCGATGTGCTCACCCACATTCCCGTGGCCAGCCTGCGCCGGGCCCTGCGCCAGCTCGTCATGGCCCGCACCCAGGCCACTTCGCTGGGGGACCTCGGATGA
- the sufC gene encoding Fe-S cluster assembly ATPase SufC, with protein sequence MLSIKNLTASINGTPVLKGIDLEIKAGEIHAIMGPNGSGKSTLGKVLVGHPAYEVTGGEVLFEGRNLFELEPDARARAGIFMGFQHPIEVPGVSNAAFLRLAYNKKAEAEGRDELDPLEFDDFIHEKIKLVAMREEFLDRSLNEGFSGGEKKRNEILQMAVLEPKLAILDELDSGLDIDALRVLGDAVNKLQRADRALLIITHFPRILETIQPQFVHVLSGGRILKSAGKELATELEDRGYDWVLEEAAAGGAR encoded by the coding sequence ATGCTGTCCATAAAGAACCTCACCGCTTCGATCAACGGCACGCCGGTGCTGAAGGGGATCGACCTGGAGATCAAGGCCGGGGAGATCCACGCGATCATGGGCCCCAACGGCTCGGGCAAGTCCACCCTCGGCAAGGTGCTGGTGGGCCATCCGGCCTATGAAGTCACCGGCGGCGAGGTGCTCTTCGAGGGCCGGAACCTCTTCGAGCTCGAGCCCGATGCCCGCGCCCGCGCGGGGATCTTCATGGGCTTCCAGCACCCCATCGAGGTGCCCGGCGTGAGCAACGCCGCGTTCCTGCGCCTGGCCTACAACAAGAAGGCCGAGGCCGAGGGCCGCGACGAGCTGGATCCCCTCGAGTTCGACGACTTCATCCACGAGAAGATCAAGCTCGTGGCCATGCGCGAGGAGTTCCTGGACCGCAGCCTCAACGAAGGCTTCTCGGGCGGCGAGAAGAAGCGCAACGAGATCCTCCAGATGGCCGTGCTGGAACCCAAACTGGCCATCCTGGACGAGCTGGACAGCGGCCTGGACATCGACGCCCTGCGGGTGCTCGGCGACGCCGTGAACAAGCTCCAGCGCGCGGACCGCGCCCTGCTGATCATCACCCACTTCCCCCGCATCCTGGAGACCATCCAGCCCCAGTTCGTGCATGTGCTCTCCGGCGGCCGCATCCTCAAGAGCGCCGGCAAGGAGCTGGCCACGGAGCTCGAGGACCGCGGCTACGACTGGGTCCTGGAAGAGGCCGCCGCCGGGGGCGCCCGATGA